TTTTGCGCCGACCCGCATCCCCTTCTGTCGCTTGGTACAGACATCTGGGATGCGGGTTTAAAAAATTGAACAATTCATAACTTGTTGAAATTCCATTGATTTCTTTTGATGGACCGTTTTTCGGGGGGCGAGTTTAAAAAATTGTATTCTTTTTAAAATGATACTGCAGGGAAGGAGAGGCGCTTGTCCCTTGCTGGGTAAGGGATAAGAGGGTCGGAAGAATTTTTTTCTTGTATGGCACGCCTGTTGCTTTATGGATTAGTCAAGATAACAACTCTTATCTCCTTTCTCCAGAAAAAGGCCGATCCTGTCCCCCCAGGGTTGGCCTTTTTTCGTTTTGTGGTAAAAATCCCCTTATCCAAAATTTTTCTTCAGCATTCGAAGCGGAAATGAAAACAGTCTCAACCCGTGTTGCAATTCTCAGGTGTCCTGCTTACGACAGGAAGGCGATCAAGGAGAATCTTGCCGTAATTTTCCAGGCCCTGTCTTTTACGGTTGCCGCGGGCTCATCGATTCTGCTGAAGCCCAACCTCGTGTCCGGCATCGGCCATCGGGGCCTGGCCTGCAGCCACCCGGAATTTGTCGCCGCAGCGGCGGAATGGTTTGTCGATCACGGCGTCCGGGTGGCTGTTGGGGATTCCCCGGCCTTTGGGCGGGCACCGGCGGTAATGGACGCCTGCGGCATTTCGGCAAGCCTGAAGGGGCTGCCGGTCCGCGCCCTGCATTTCCACCAGGCCAGGAAGGTGAATCTGGCATGCGGGCTTTCGCTCAAGGTTGCCGCAGCGGCATTGGATTGTGACTATCTTGTTAATCTGCCCAGGGTGAAAGCCCATTCGCAGACCCTGGTAAGCCTGGCGGTCAAAAATTATTTCGGCACGGTCAAGGGATTTTCCAAGGCCCTGCTCCATCAGCGACTGGGCGCCAATGAGGACTTTTTTGCCCGGATGATTGTTGACCTGCAGGCCGTGCTGCCGGACGGTATCAGTCTCATCGACGGTATCGAGGCCATGCATTGCAGCGGTCCGATGGATGGACTTCCTTTTCATCTGGGGGTGGTGGCCGGCTCGAAAAATCCTGTTGCCCTGGATACCGCAATGCTGGCAATATTAGGGATCAATCCGGAAAAAAGCCTGGTGTGGCGAGAGACGAAACGGCGAAATTGTCCGGGATGGCGGGAAAAGGATCTGCTTTACCCTCTTCTGGGTCCGGCCGATGTCGCGGTGCAGGGGTTTGTCGTGCCGGAGAGATTGAAACCGATTCCTTTCCGGCCGCTTCAGGTCGTCGGAAGCATCATAAGGCGAATTCGCGCCCAGTTGTGAGATGTTGGTCAATTGAGAACTTTTTGTCGGATTGTTGACTCTTTTTCGGCAATGTTTAAGATAAATGAGAGAGACATGTTGAAAAAGGCGTGCCGTTTCCGCGTTGGCGAAAAAAACAGCGAAAACATCGTGAAATCTCCGATGGTGATCGGCAGGAAGGGCGAGGACGAGACTGCGCGGCCGTCGTGACCCAACATGCCTGGCGGCGCGTTAGCGGGATTTCCAGTTTTAAAATGAGGTTTGCTATGACAAGTATGATGAAAACAGCAGCTCTTATGGCCGCTTTGACCGCGCTTTTTCTGGTGGGCGGACAGGCGCTGGGTGGGCGCAGTGGAATGACTTTTGCCCTGCTGATGGCCTTGGGGATGAATTTTTTTGCCTACTGGTTCAGTGATAAAATGGCGCTGGCCATGAGCCGTGCCCGGGAGGTGAGCGAACAGGAGGCGCCGGACCTGCATCAGATGGTCGGTTTTCTGGCCGGTCGGGCCGAGCTGCCCAAGCCTCGGGTTTATATCATTGATGATCATACTCCCAATGCCTTTGCCACGGGGCGTAATCCGCAACACGCGGCGGTTGCCGTCACCCGCGGGCTCATGGAGCTGCTCAGCCGCGATGAATTGGAAGGTGTGCTGGCGCATGAGCTGGCGCACATCAAGAATCGCGATATCCTGATCAGTTCCGTCGCCGCTGTCATGGCCGGGGCCATCAGCTCCCTGGCGAGTATGGCACAGTGGGCCATGCTTTTCGGCGGATTTCGCGGCCGGGATAATGAAGGCGGAGGAGGGGGCGGCATGCTCGGCGGGCTGGTGATGATGATTGTCGCCCCTCTTGCCGCAACCATTATTCAGTTGGCTATTTCCCGCAGCCGTGAGTTTCAGGCGGATGCCACCGGCGCTGGAATCTGCGGCAGGCCCCATTCCCTGGCCAGCGCCCTGGCAAAACTTGAACAGGGCAATCGCCGTCAGCCGATGGATGTCAACCCGGCCACCGCCCAGATGTATGTTGTCAACCCGCTTTCCGGCGGGGGGGTTGCCGGTCTTTTTGCCACCCATCCCCCTATTCGGGAAAGAATAAACAGGCTGCTTTCCGTTGCCTGATTCGTGGGATTCGGTTAATTCCGCTGCACCCATGGTGCGCGAGCAAACAAGATATCTTTACATTTTTATTGGAAAATTTTATCATCTGCAGGTGGATGGCCATGGTGTGCTTTCACCTGGTTCCGGGGGGGGAAACCTAGACCCGTTTCGGTGCGATCAAATTTGGAAGGAGTTTTTAATGTATAATCTGCGAGGAAAAGTTGCGTTGGTGACCGGAAGTTCACGAGGAATCGGCAGGGCGATTGCCATGCGTTTTGCGGACAGCGGCATTAATCTGGTGGTCAATTATGTCCGTCACAGGCGGGATGCGGAGGATACGGCGCGGGACATTGAAAAGGCGGGAGTGAAATGCCTTGTGGTCAAGGCCAATGTCGCCAATGATGAGGATGTTCTTGCCATGTTCGAGCAGGTCAAGCAGGAGTTCGGTCGCCTGGATATTCTGGTGAGCAATGCCGCCTCCGGTGTGCTGAAGCCGGTGATGGAGCTCAGCACCAGGCATTGGAACTGGGCCATGGATATTAATGCCAGGGCCTTGCTTGTGCTCGCGCAGCAGGCGGTTCCCTTGATGAAGGAGGGTGGTCGTATTCTGGCGGTTTCCAGCCTGGGTGCGGTGCGGGCGGTGGAAAATTATACCGCGGTGGGCGCTTCGAAGGCCGCCCTGGAATCCCTGGTGCGGCATCTGGCGGTGGAGCTCGGTCCCAAGGACATCACCGTCAATACCATCAGCGCCGGAGCTGTGGATACCGAGGCCTTGAAGAAATTTCCCAATCGTATTCAAATACTTGAAACCGCATTGGAGCGCACCCCCCTTGGTCGTCTGACGACACCGGAAGACGTGGCTGATCTTGCCCTTTTTCTCTGCAGTGACTACGCCAAGATGATTCACGGCCAGACACTGGTGGTGGACGGCGGTTACGCCGTCCGCGCCTGATTTTCCACTGGTCTGTTCCGCGGTCATGGAGGGAGGATTTCACACAAACTGCCCGTTGGTCCTGGCGTCGGCGTCGCCGCGGCGAAGCCGTTTCCTGAAAGAGCTTGGTCTTGCATTTACTGTCCAGCCTGCCATGATTGACGAAAAAAACACTCATGGGGAAAGTCCTGAAAATTTTGTCCTGCGCCTTGCCGGAGAAAAAGCGCAGAGTGTCGCTCAAAATAATCCCAGGGCCTGCATTCTGGCGGCGGATACCATCGTGGTTCTCGATGGGCGGATTCTGGGCAAACCGGTTGACCGGGCCGATGCGGAAAAAATGCTGACAAAAATGGCCGGCAGATGGCATGATGTCGTAACCGGCTATTGTCTGTGCCGCATTGCGGACCGGTTGCTGGTGCAACGTGTTGTGACGACCAAAGTGCTGTTTCGAGATTTCGGCGCGGATTTGTGCCGGGCCTATGTTCTCACCGGCGAACCGCTTGATAAGGCGGGCAGTTACGGCTTGCAGGGTCGGGGCGGTTTTCTGGTGGAAAGAATTGACGGTTCTTACAGCAATGTCATCGGCTTGCCGGTGGCTGAGGTAGTGGCGGATCTGCTCAAGTTTGGCATTATCGGGGCCAATATCGGCGACTGAAAGGGAAAAGGCGGGCAAAGCGAGATGAATGATAAAATGTATGATCAAGGCGTGCGACTGGCCTTGGAACTGGGTCTTCGCGTGAAAATCGAGCTTGACGGTGTGGACATCCCCCTGGAGAGCTCTTTTTGCGGGTTTGTTGATAATTATATCATCATCACCCCCCCATCACCGTACCATCAGGTGCAGCACAAGCTCTTTGATGGGGCTGAACTGGTGGTACGCTATTTTTATCAGGGCACCATATACGCTTTTCAGACAAAGCTTTTCGCCCAGACCGATAAGCCGGTCAGGCTCCTTTTCATTTACTACCCAAAGCTCATCCAGAAAAGCGAACTGCGCAGCGAGAAAAGGTCCTGCTGCTATATCCCCGCCGTTATCGAGGTCGGAGAAAAGGAAAACAACGGCATCATTGTCGATATCGCCAAATCAGGCTGCCATTGCCTGATCCGGGCAAAAAACAATAAGAGGATGATCCCTTTTAAAATCGACGATACGGTCAAGCTGACCTGCAAATTTCCCGGGGTGAAAGTTCCCTTGGAGATCATCGGGGTGGTGAAGAATCTGCGCAACAGCAGATATGAGATAAACGTCGGACTGCAGTTTCATGAAAATACCGCCGAGGTGACCCAGAAAATTATCGGCTGGTATCTCTCCACCATAGAGAAATTTGTCTCCGCCCAGGAGATCAAGCTCGACATTCCCTGAAGATTTTCTTTATTTACCGCCGTAGTGCCCGGCAAGCAAAGGCTCGGCAGTTTCGCTTGTCGGAATGCGAGTTGTATTCCGAGGTATTGCGATTGTCACCGGTCGTACGCACGAGTTTTTGACATTTTCAACCTCGATGGAAAACGTCGTTCCGCATGTGTGGTTGAAAAGGAATAATCCTTCGACGCCTTCTTCGTAAAAGTGCTGGTGGCCGATAAAGGAAACCGCTGGGTCGGCTAGGAAATCGGCCTGGTTGGGCCAGATCTCTCCACAACAAGAGCATGTTTTAAAGATTGGTTTGGTATCCATTGTCGGCGGAAAGGTTGAATTTTTGCAAAATTGCGTGTTTGTTGGTGTCTGTCGAGGCAATTTGCAAAAGTTGAACCAATGACGAGTTG
This region of Desulfobulbaceae bacterium DB1 genomic DNA includes:
- a CDS encoding septum formation protein Maf, which codes for MEGGFHTNCPLVLASASPRRSRFLKELGLAFTVQPAMIDEKNTHGESPENFVLRLAGEKAQSVAQNNPRACILAADTIVVLDGRILGKPVDRADAEKMLTKMAGRWHDVVTGYCLCRIADRLLVQRVVTTKVLFRDFGADLCRAYVLTGEPLDKAGSYGLQGRGGFLVERIDGSYSNVIGLPVAEVVADLLKFGIIGANIGD
- a CDS encoding enoyl-[acyl-carrier-protein] reductase, with the protein product MYNLRGKVALVTGSSRGIGRAIAMRFADSGINLVVNYVRHRRDAEDTARDIEKAGVKCLVVKANVANDEDVLAMFEQVKQEFGRLDILVSNAASGVLKPVMELSTRHWNWAMDINARALLVLAQQAVPLMKEGGRILAVSSLGAVRAVENYTAVGASKAALESLVRHLAVELGPKDITVNTISAGAVDTEALKKFPNRIQILETALERTPLGRLTTPEDVADLALFLCSDYAKMIHGQTLVVDGGYAVRA
- a CDS encoding protease HtpX; translation: MTSMMKTAALMAALTALFLVGGQALGGRSGMTFALLMALGMNFFAYWFSDKMALAMSRAREVSEQEAPDLHQMVGFLAGRAELPKPRVYIIDDHTPNAFATGRNPQHAAVAVTRGLMELLSRDELEGVLAHELAHIKNRDILISSVAAVMAGAISSLASMAQWAMLFGGFRGRDNEGGGGGGMLGGLVMMIVAPLAATIIQLAISRSREFQADATGAGICGRPHSLASALAKLEQGNRRQPMDVNPATAQMYVVNPLSGGGVAGLFATHPPIRERINRLLSVA